In Helicoverpa zea isolate HzStark_Cry1AcR chromosome 7, ilHelZeax1.1, whole genome shotgun sequence, the genomic window actttcttctagaggtataataggtgtggattgcatcgacttactataatcgtaactggagattttgacaatcaataatcagccgtagcggcttcaccagcgaacgccgagctcatgatctaccaaagtataaagatatgctttgccataggtaggatttcacaggggccccacgtttttattttagtttaatatgaccgggaccacctacgtaggttgacaggtaagtaactatttttttattttctagttttcagtgcacataagataaaaccgtttaacttaaaagtttttttaccgattttttattttctagtttttagtatttaatgaaaatgcgtaccgaatattcctcattctatctaattcatttagtgtatcattattacacggtctcttacctgacaatttattacaatctaattcctcaatacatagcccttccagatactttttttttaacaaccccaaaaatcatcacatgacctctcctgctgtgggtcagcagcggtgagggagtgtcagactcttgactagaaaccgttttgttccgtcgtaggccttttatgtaccagggccgcggtaactctttcgaacaatctcgcagcccaggcaggccttggccctgttgggccccgctggagttactgacagttttctacttgtgaagccctttcatttgatacccgtattggtgggattgataaaaaattgttatcagccatttggtagcggcggccatcttagatttcaattttgcatagtaaattgtattctacttgttgagacctttcatttgatacccatgttgatgggattgataaaacctacgttatccgccattttatagcggccgacatcttggatttaattttttatagtatattgtattctgtttgttgagccctttcatttgatacccatattgatgggattgataaaacctacgttatccgccattttgtagcggccgccatcttggatttcattttttatagtaaattgtattctacttgttgagtcctttcatttgatacccatgttgatgggatttataaaacctaagttatccgccattttgtagaggccgccatcttggattttaattttatatagtacattgtattctacttgttgagaactttcatttgatacacatattgatgggattgataaaacctacgttgtccgccattttgtagcggccgccatcttggatttcaattttttatagtatattgtattctgcttgttgagccctttcatttgatacccatattgatgggattgataaaatctacgttatccgccattttgtgccggcggccatattggatttacaatgttattgatattactatattgtattgtcatcggaattaaaggtgtatacaaaatttcagattaatcggttgacaggaagagggtgaaatttgaattactaaatttgacccaagaatgaataaataaaacaaacggggtgagctaaataaaaccgtttaaaaaacaggatgagctaaataaaaccgtttaaaaatgtattctcTTTTCATTGATCTGACATACCTAGTATGTTAAAATTATCTGTATTTAGTATCAAGCTAAAATGTCCTTCTTGTTTGGAAGTTGGTTAAGAAGAATTTCGGTTCTTCATCGGCATCGCAACGAATCGCAAGtgtttgaaatgttttgttcTGTCAAAACGATAACCGAGTTGCCacgaattatttttagattcacatatctttttatttattattgtacaacaaaatcatttagtttttattaataaaatctttttggATACATAATATATGATCAAACGAACTTCCAAGTGAAGTTCGATCATTATTATATGAGTCGcttcattcgaagatatattaacCATGTAGTCCCCCTTTCCTTGCGCTAGCAACTCCGCACgtcttttaaattttaaatttacccgcttttttttttttttttttttttttttaccacttCTCTGACATAACCTGCCTTGCCGTGTTAGTCGTTTGTAACATCATTTCTTTTAGAGATATAAGGTTCTGGCAAATCTCTTTAGGGTTTTAACGGGTGGGTTGGGAAAATgatatatcttcgaatgaagCGACTCATATAATAATGATCGAACTTCACTTGGAAGTTCGTTTGatcatatattatatttcgTCGCTTCATTCTTCAGATATATTAACCATGTAGATGTTAAGAGACGATATGAGATTTGCATGTATGGTTGGAATGAAATGCAGATTATTTTAggaatcattatttatttattaaacaaaaatattttttcttaaacaaatataattataattgtatCACAATATAATCAGTCTAGAGACATACTGACTCTGCAAACTCTGCTTCATTAATTATGTTCAGCTTATAGAACTTGGCGAACGTATGTGAGCGGCTAGTCCACCCCGCGGTTCTGCGTATTGTGTCGATGCACACTCCCGCTGAACTAGCGGACGAGGTCGAAGCGTGTCGTGTACTGTGTGCACTGAATATCGATGTATCTACACCGCTTTCTGACAACACTAACTTTATCCAACGGCTAATAGTTTGGGCCGTGGCCGCCCTGTTGggttttttaattgttaatattaaattatcagAGTTTTTATTCCGGAGAGTTTTCGTAGCGTATATGTAATCTGAAAGTACAGTGGCCGGGCAAATATTTGTATTGTCTACAAAGTAGGGAAGAAAAAGTACGGGCTGTTCCCTACCTGGAGCAGAAGTCTTGATAATatctgttattattattttaattccagtggatgatatatttatattttcaagcTTAATAAGGGAAAGAGTTTTGACTCTTTGTGCCGTACATAAAGCAAGTAGTATAACTAATTTTTTAGTTAACCGGTATAAGTCCAAGTCCCTATTCGGGTACCAATTAGAAACATGGTTAAGTACTAGTTGTGGGTCCCATGTGtgtgtatacaagctgttgatttgcatccgtgccatattcaaggacgtaattatgctaatgattctcgacccaaatcaataaaaaaattggtacgtaattttttttctttaattttttttcggaattccgtaaatgtcatctagccttatttaaacttgtcgcgtatgttactggcgttaaaaccgtgctgcaccctcacacaaacgcaaacacaaagcattcgtaacgatcactcataaatttcattcataaaattggattacttcgaaaataccacgacattacaatgacaaaaaaagcagtgcatattagttatttcccatctactgtaattccaatcgactatttatgtattgtatgtcctcctcctgaactatggcacaaatgcaaatcaacaccttgtatttaggTTTACTAGGTTTAAGCTTATATGCTCCCTTTAACAATCGTTTTACACATTCGTCAGAACCTATATTATTGCCCAATAATAACGAGAGTGCAGATCTGTGTGAGTTTAGGGATCCGTAGGAGGCACCCTTGTTAAACTGTTCCGTTAGGAAAGAAATAACTTTTGCCACTGTACCCTCGAATGGATTAATATTGTTAATATTGCAAAACTGCCACCAGGCTTTGTATGAGACACTATATTGTTTTTTAGTGTTATCAGAGAGCGATGCTAGCATGAGATCTATCGATTCTATGGGGATATTACGTCCGAGGAACGACTGCCGGAGAGTATCGCTGCAGCCAGCGTAAGTTGACTGTGTAGTGGGTGGTATATGTTCCTGGAAGGGGAAACAAGTAAGTTTTTATTGGGTGGAAAATATATGATTTCAGAGGAAATTAAATCTCTTAGCATGGGAAACCAAGGTTGTGATGGCCACCATGGGAACACTAGTATGCCACGCGCCTCGTCCTGTATAATCTTATAAAGGCATTTCAGTATTAATGAGAATGGGGGAAAAGCGTAGAAGAACATACGTTTCCAGTCGATAGTGAATGCATCGACAAAAGACGCGTCTGGGTCAGGAAACCAGGATGCATATACATGGCATTTGGCATTAGTGCGAGAGGCGAATAGGTCAATTACGGGCTGACCCAGTTTGACAATGATAGTTTGGAATGCGTGGTTTGCTAAACTCCATTCTATATCCGGATTAATTCTTCTTGACTCGATATCGGCTTCAATATTATGCTTAGTGTTAATATAAGATGCAAACAGCCATATGTCTCGCTCCTCGCACCATTGCCAAATTTGGGAAGCAAGATTATTTAAGTGAGGGTATTGAATTCCTCCCATTCTATTAATATAACTTATTGCTGTATTATTGTCCACCCTCAACAAAATAAAGCAGTTACAGAGTTGCTTAGCAAACGTTTTTAATGCTAGAAAAACAGCTAACAattctaaataatttatgtgaCAATCCCTTTCGGTTTCCTTCCATGATCCGTGGGCGCGGTTTCCATTACAAAAGGCTCCCCAGCCTGTCTTAGAGGCATcagaaaatatttctattttgaaatctggattttttatgaaattcgtacatatgtatatattttgagcCCACCAGTTTAAGTCATTAATAATTGTATTGTACTGTTGTAAGTTTACTTTTGCGTTATAGTTATTATTAAATCTTTTCAAGAGAAGGTATTTTACGCGTTCTAAGGCTTTGGTATATAGCCACCCGTATTTAACAGCGGGGCACGCTGCGGTAAGAACACCGATTAAGTGAGCAAATTCTCTAATAGTGCAAGAGGGTAGACTGGTAAACTTTTTAGCGAGCTGCGCGATGATATGTCGTTTTTCTTTAGGCAAGGAAACAGAAAGGTTTGTTGTATTGTAAATAAAGCCAAGAAATTTGCATTGTTGTTGGGGTATTAAAGAGCTTTTATCGTAGTTAATTATGAATCCGAGACACGTTAATGTTCGCAAAGTCTCATTAACGTTACTAAGACACTCGGTGTAGGATTTACCAATACATAATATATCGTCAAGATATATAACGGATTTATATCCGCGGTATCTAAGATATGATATAACCTGTTTCATTATCTTTGTAAAAACTCTAGGTGCGATGGAAAGACCGTAGGGCATAGCGTTAAATTCGTACGTTATTGTATCACCGTTATCATTTTCGAATTGAAATCGAAGGTATTTACGGAATGACTTTTGAATCGGTACTAATAAATAGGCTTCTTTAAGGTCGATAGTAGCCAGAAATCCGTTTTTTGGAATAAGTTTAGATGCGGTCCTATGATCTTCcattttaaaatgtgattttttaaCAAACTTATTAAATGGTTTGAGGTTTAAGATAAACCTCTTACCGCCATTTGGTTTAGTTGCTAGAAATATGCGGGATATGAACTGGTCTCTTACGGGTTCACAAATGCTGACGGCACCTAAGTCTAACAGCTTTTTAATAGCGATCGCCATGTCGTGTTTGTCTTGTTTAGACCAACATGTGTTTGTTACAATGTGAGGTTGTACTCTCTCAGACCAGGGGATATCTACGCCTTCACTAACCCACTTAAGGACAGTTTTGTTATCGGTTATTTTAAGccaacaattataataaaattgtattctcCCAGCATGTACCTCGGTTATCGACGTCGTGTTGAAGCACGTGGCTTGTGGCTGTACCTGGCCCGACTGGTCGTTGCCGCTGCCGATGTCGTCGGGGGAGTTCGGTAGTTGATCCGATTCTGACCTCCTCGCCCCCCTCCCCTGTTTGACTGGGAGCGAGAAGGTCCCGACCAGTTTCCCTGGTAGCTGGACCGTGGAACCGTGGGCTGTATCCTGGAAGCTGAAGGCTTTGAAGCAGGCGAAGGTTTTTTGATTAGATCACCCTGTTTTACAATAGCCTTTGAGGCCTTTATTTTTTCCGAAAGGTCGTTGCCGAACAGAGTACTGTCCCGTTCGGAGCGATCGAGGAATTGTAAAAAGGATTTGTCCAGGCAGGGAGTTATGAATTTAACTCTAGCCTCTGTATTTTGGTGATGCAGATCGGATAGAATACGGCATCCGTCACTGATATACTTGATAGCCTCTATTCTGCTGTCACTATTAACCAGCAAGTGTAACCCTCGGTTAATTGCAGTAATGCCTACTCCCAGCTGTTGTTGGGTAGCGGTCATTTTCTTATCTCGGAATCTACTAGACTCTGGTATAGCCGCTGAAACTTCGAGGTTCAGTGCTGGCGCTTGAAGTAAAGAGCAATTTTCCGGGATAGGATAATTCGCCATAAGCGCCTCTCTACACTCCTTAGTCATGCCTTTCTTCAATAAAGGCAGCCATAATTTTGCGAGATTCTCGTGAATTTTTACGCCAAACTCCGGGTTTTCATCCGTAATCTCGCCTAGTGCCGCTAGAATATTCGGGTCCAGGTCCGGAACTGCGAGCGGCGCTGGTTCAGCTTCTGCGAGAGGCAAGTCGGTGGGGGCCTCGGAGGCCGGCGCCGCGTCGCTCGGTGGGTCCATTGGCGCATCTGGTTCGCAGTCGATCACTTCGTCGTTCGGATTCTCCAGTTCTCTCGGACCTGACgacgatattttgtttgttacaaGAGTGACTTTTATCAGTAGCGGGtagatgagaaaaaaaaccATGTGCTTGTTGTAATAAAAAGCTTCTAGTACATACGTTATAACGCAATTATTAGGTCCTAAGAACTGTGTTTGTTCGATATAACCGTCGTGTTATCATCTCGGATAACCTCCAGGTACGATTAACCATTGTTTTAGTACTTACTTGTATTTTGTTCCGAATCTGATGAGGAAACAGCGCGAATACGACGACGTTTTCCCtctaattttcttattttttccttGTATCTTTCGATCTTGTCTTCCACTTTACGTTTCGGCATGATAACGAACTTAtagaaaatacttttgaaaaaagACGTCCGTCTGTTGCGGCGCACGAAAAAGGAATGATGTTACAAACGACTAACACGGCAAGGCAGGTTATGTCAGAGaagtggtaaaaaaaaaaaaaaaaaaaaaaaagcgggtaaatttaaaatttaaaagacGTGCGGAGTTGCTAGCGCAAGGAAAGGGGGACTACATGGTTAATATATCTGAAGAATGAAGCGACGAAATATAATTGTTTCCATTACGGCACTTTTCAGTAATATAGTGACTATGCAAATCTAGCCTATATAGACTAATATTCGGCAATAAgactgtaaataaatagttaggAAAACTTGCGAGTTACTTAATGATCAGTCTTGGATGGTAAATTCACTGGTTGTGCAGGAGTATAACTAAACATATCTACTAACCTTTTcctcctttattttttttaaacaagatcCTTGGGGACGGGTATTGATGACATTTTATCAGAGAGTGCGAAGTAGCCCTTTCGAGACCATGAGTAATCAGCTTGCAATCGGTTGCTATTTAATTCAAACTTAAGTATGACGGAACATGCCATCTCtctctggtcgtgtcggattggcgtcccatcgggctacgagagtgaaggaatagtgagtgcaccacATATAATAgttcctgcgcagttggctaatctccttacatgagaacagccgccgtagccgataaatcggctaggaggacatcatgatGAAACAATTTTCATGTTTTCTATAGATTTATCAATAGGGATATTGATGAAGTCCATGTTTTGGGGGAGTTAATAC contains:
- the LOC124631721 gene encoding uncharacterized protein LOC124631721 — encoded protein: MPKRKVEDKIERYKEKIRKLEGKRRRIRAVSSSDSEQNTSPRELENPNDEVIDCEPDAPMDPPSDAAPASEAPTDLPLAEAEPAPLAVPDLDPNILAALGEITDENPEFGVKIHENLAKLWLPLLKKGMTKECREALMANYPIPENCSLLQAPALNLEVSAAIPESSRFRDKKMTATQQQLGVGITAINRGLHLLVNSDSRIEAIKYISDGCRILSDLHHQNTEARVKFITPCLDKSFLQFLDRSERDSTLFGNDLSEKIKASKAIVKQGDLIKKPSPASKPSASRIQPTVPRSSYQGNWSGPSRSQSNRGGGRGGQNRINYRTPPTTSAAATTSRARYSHKPRASTRRR